In Spirobacillus cienkowskii, a genomic segment contains:
- the clpP gene encoding ATP-dependent Clp endopeptidase proteolytic subunit ClpP, whose translation MPLVPIVVEQTNRGERSYDVWSRLLKDRIVFLGTPVFDEVANLIVAQLLFLESQDPEKDISFYINSPGGSVTAGLAIYDAMQVIRPQVRTFCVGQCASMGALLLAAGAKGKRYALPNSRVMIHQPHGGAGGQATDIAIQAKEILSLKNRLNQILAAHTGKNVAEIEADADRDFFMSAAEAKEYGLVDDILMPRADRVAFTGL comes from the coding sequence ATGCCACTTGTCCCTATAGTTGTCGAGCAAACGAATCGCGGCGAACGTTCTTATGATGTGTGGTCACGCCTCTTAAAAGATCGCATTGTGTTTCTTGGAACTCCTGTTTTTGATGAAGTTGCAAATTTAATTGTTGCGCAACTTCTATTTCTTGAATCACAAGATCCTGAGAAAGATATTAGTTTTTACATAAATAGCCCAGGTGGGAGTGTCACTGCAGGTTTGGCAATTTATGATGCAATGCAAGTCATTCGTCCTCAAGTACGAACTTTTTGTGTTGGCCAGTGCGCTAGCATGGGCGCGTTGTTGCTTGCTGCTGGAGCAAAAGGAAAACGGTATGCTCTCCCTAACAGTCGTGTGATGATCCATCAACCTCATGGTGGAGCAGGGGGGCAGGCAACTGACATTGCAATTCAAGCAAAAGAAATTTTATCTTTGAAAAATAGATTAAATCAGATTTTAGCAGCTCATACAGGTAAAAATGTAGCAGAAATTGAAGCCGATGCTGATCGCGACTTTTTTATGTCTGCAGCAGAAGCTAAGGAGTATGGGTTGGTGGACGATATTTTGATGCCGCGAGCGGACCGCGTTGCTTTTACGGGCCTTTAG